Proteins found in one Pontibacter sp. SGAir0037 genomic segment:
- a CDS encoding Crp/Fnr family transcriptional regulator yields MNALYNCIGQYHPIATGAWEALSNALKKVELVRNSFLLQEGMVCHNLYFLEKGCLRGYYNLNGKEITYWFGFENNFITSFYSFISRKPAVENIQIVEDSTLWGISFEALNQLFNSHNDIERLVRIINEQYYIRLEERLMAMQFKTARERYEQLIDTSPHILQRISLGQIASYLGISQETLSRIRSQM; encoded by the coding sequence ATGAATGCATTGTATAATTGCATAGGGCAATACCATCCTATTGCTACAGGAGCGTGGGAAGCTCTCTCCAATGCACTAAAAAAGGTAGAGCTTGTAAGAAATTCTTTTTTACTTCAAGAAGGAATGGTATGTCATAATCTGTATTTTCTGGAAAAAGGTTGTTTGCGGGGCTATTATAACCTTAACGGGAAGGAAATAACTTATTGGTTTGGCTTCGAAAATAACTTTATTACTTCTTTTTATAGCTTTATTTCCCGAAAGCCGGCTGTAGAAAACATACAGATAGTAGAAGACTCTACGCTGTGGGGTATCAGTTTTGAAGCCTTAAACCAATTGTTTAATTCCCATAATGATATTGAGCGCCTTGTTCGCATTATAAATGAGCAATACTACATCAGATTGGAAGAGCGGTTGATGGCTATGCAATTTAAAACGGCTCGGGAGCGATATGAACAGCTAATAGATACCTCTCCCCATATCCTCCAAAGAATTTCGCTTGGGCAAATTGCCTCCTACCTTGGTATTAGCCAGGAAACGCTGAGCAGGATACGTAGTCAGATGTAA